Proteins co-encoded in one Malus sylvestris chromosome 9, drMalSylv7.2, whole genome shotgun sequence genomic window:
- the LOC126582699 gene encoding pentatricopeptide repeat-containing protein At3g12770: MALASRVSLFPLPAKFLTLAPKTATSQDFETPASFSFTFIRHYCSSPLRLDPYCYDDQHLRHGLDPDSFFGSLIDGSTRKSQLGQIHAQLVVLGLIDSGFLITKLVNASSNLGYISYARQVFDEFTDPDVFQWNAIIRCYSRHNVFSQAIEMYSRMQVMGVSPDGFTFPHVLKACSGMPDLEMGRRVHGQVFRHGFESDVFVQNGLVALYAKCSRIDRARAVFDGLGERTVVSWTSMISGYAQNGQPLEALRIFGLMRKLNVKPDWIVLVSVLKAYTDVEDLGQGTSVHGCLIKMGLEFEPDLLIALTAMYAKSGQVMAARSFFDQMQTPNVILWNAMISGYVKNGYANEAVELFREMITKHFRTDSITMRSAISACAQVGSLDLAKWMDDYINKSEYRNNVFVNTALIDMYAKCGSVDFARMVFDRTPNKDVVVWSAMIVGYGLHGRAREAIDLFHSMQQAGVPPNDVTFLGLLTACNHSGLVEEGWELFHRMVNCGIQPGNQHYSCVVDLLGRAGRLDQAYDFIRKMPIEPGISVWGALLGSCKIYRHVTLGEYAAEQLFSIDPYNTGHYVQLSNLYASARLWDHVAKVRVLMREKGLIKDLGHSLIEVNGKLQAFHVGDKSHPRSKEIYEELESLERRLKEAGFIPHTDSVLHDLNHEETEETLCNHSERLAIAYGLISTAPGTTLRITKNLRACVNCHSATKLISKLVNREIVVRDAKRFHHFKDGRCSCGDYW; the protein is encoded by the coding sequence ATGGCTCTCGCTAGCAGAGTCTCTCTCTTTCCCCTTCCCGCCAAATTCCTGACGTTGGCTCCCAAAACGGCGACGTCTCAAGACTTTGAAACTCCGGCGTCGTTTTCATTCACCTTCATCCGTCACTACTGTTCGTCTCCTCTCCGTCTAGACCCGTACTGCTACGACGACCAACACCTCCGTCACGGCCTCGACCCGGACTCCTTCTTCGGGTCTCTGATCGATGGTTCGACCCGAAAGAGCCAGTTGGGTCAAATCCATGCCCAGTTAGTTGTATTGGGTTTGATAGACAGTGGCTTTTTGATCACCAAATTGGTCAATGCAAGCTCGAATCTCGGGTATATTTCGTACGCCCGCCAAGTGTTTGATGAATTTACTGACCCAGATGTGTTTCAGTGGAATGCGATCATTAGGTGTTATTCTAGGCACAATGTGTTTTCTCAGGCTATAGAAATGTATTCTAGGATGCAAGTAATGGGTGTCAGTCCAGATGGGTTTACTTTTCCTCATGTGCTTAAAGCTTGCAGTGGCATGCCGGACCTCGAAATGGGTCGACGGGTTCATGGACAGGTGTTTAGACATGGGTTTGAATCAGATGTTTTTGTGCAGAATGGTCTCGTGGCGTTGTATGCTAAATGTAGTCGAATAGATCGTGCAAGGGCTGTGTTTGATGGTTTAGGTGAGAGGACGGTTGTTTCCTGGACTTCGATGATTTCGGGGTATGCCCAGAATGGCCAGCCTTTGGAAGCTTTGAGAATTTTTGGTCTGATGAGAAAATTGAATGTGAAACCGGATTGGATCGTTCTTGTTAGTGTTCTAAAAGCTTATACTGATGTAGAAGACTTGGGACAGGGGACATCTGTTCATGGTTGTTTGATTAAAATGGGTCTTGAATTTGAACCTGACTTGCTCATTGCACTCACGGCAATGTATGCAAAAAGTGGGCAGGTGATGGCTGCCAGATCGTTTTTTGATCAGATGCAAACGCCGAACGTGATACTGTGGAATGCTATGATatctggttatgtgaagaaTGGTTATGCTAATGAGGCTGTAGAGCTATTCCGGGAGATGATCACAAAACATTTTAGAACAGATTCAATAACAATGAGGTCTGCTATTTCTGCATGCGCCCAGGTGGGTTCTCTTGACCTAGCAAAATGGATGGACGAttatatcaataaaagtgaGTATAGGAATAATGTTTTTGTTAACACTGCCCTAattgatatgtatgcaaaatgtggAAGTGTCGATTTTGCTCGAATGGTTTTTGATAGAACGCCTAATAAAGATGTTGTGGTGTGGAGTGCAATGATCGTGGGATACGGATTACATGGTCGAGCACGAGAAGCCATCGATCTTTTCCATTCTATGCAGCAGGCAGGAGTGCCACCCAACGATGTCACCTTCCTAGGGCTCCTCACTGCATGCAATCATTCAGGCCTTGTTGAGGAAGGATGGGAGCTGTTCCACCGTATGGTAAACTGCGGGATTCAGCCTGGAAACCAACATTATTCTTGTGTGGTTGATCTTCTTGGACGTGCAGGCCGCTTGGATCAAGCTTACGATTTTATCAGAAAGATGCCAATTGAACCTGGTATAAGTGTATGGGGAGCACTTCTGGGTTCATGCAAGATTTATCGTCATGTAACTTTGGGAGAATACGCTGCAGAACAGCTTTTCTCTATAGATCCATATAATACAGGGCATTATGTTCAACTCTCAAATCTTTATGCTTCAGCCCGTTTATGGGATCATGTTGCAAAGGTACGAGTATTGATGAGGGAAAAAGGACTGATCAAGGACCTTGGACATAGTTTGATTGAGGTCAATGGGAAGCTTCAGGCATTTCATGTGGGAGACAAGTCTCATCCAAGGTCTAAGGAAATTTATGAAGAGCTCGAAAGCCTGGAGAGGAGGTTGAAGGAGGCAGGATTCATCCCGCATACAGATTCTGTTCTGCATGATTTGAATCATGAAGAGACAGAAGAGACACTTTGTAATCACAGTGAGAGGCTGGCAATTGCTTATGGCCTCATCAGCACTGCTCCAGGAACTACACTTCGGATAACCAAAAATCTTCGAGCATGTGTGAATTGTCATTCAGCAACCAAGCTAATATCGAAGCTTGTCAACAGGGAGATAGTTGTTAGGGATGCAAAGCGTTTTCATCATTTCAAGGATGGACGTTGTTCATGTGGAGATTACTGGTGA
- the LOC126634075 gene encoding uncharacterized protein LOC126634075 produces MERHIEIFLKRLSYVSILIGTVAFVFLLLKTPDTCVAPDSPPKPHLRFPKSSCDASPRVILPLHKKNKRLWSTKTWQNKVHSFSNFFRAFYQMGLLHNESKVLCVSAGAGHEVMALTQLGVADVTGIELLESPPLVSRADPHNLPYFDNVFNLGFSAHFAEALFPNRFAAEMERTVKAGGVCVVVVDECGDEEVREIVDLFTNSRFVGALNVTLTGLRMTRIIMKVKHSP; encoded by the coding sequence ATGGAGAGGCACATCGAGATTTTCCTGAAGAGGCTTTCCTACGTCTCCATACTCATCGGCACCGTCGCCttcgtcttcctcctcctcaaaacCCCCGACACCTGCGTCGCGCCGGACTCTCCCCCGAAGCCCCACCTCCGCTTCCCCAAATCCTCCTGCGACGCCTCGCCGCGCGTCATCCTCCCTCTCCACAAGAAGAACAAGCGCCTCTGGTCCACCAAGACCTGGCAGAACAAGGTCCACTCCTTCTCCAACTTCTTTCGCGCATTTTATCAAATGGGTCTCCTGCACAACGAGTCCAAGGTCCTCTGCGTCTCCGCCGGCGCCGGCCACGAGGTCATGGCGCTGACCCAGTTGGGCGTTGCCGACGTCACCGGAATTGAGCTCCTCGAGTCGCCTCCGCTGGTGAGCCGGGCGGATCCCCATAACTTGCCTTACTTCGATAATGTGTTTAATTTGGGATTTAGTGCGCATTTCGCGGAGGCGTTGTTTCCGAACCGGTTCGCTGCGGAGATGGAGAGGACGGTGAAGGCCGGCGGGGTGTGTGTGGTGGTTGTGGACGAATGTGGGGATGAGGAGGTTAGGGAGATTGTGGATTTGTTTACGAATTCGAGGTTTGTTGGTGCTCTTAATGTTACATTGACTGGATTGAGAATGACAAGAATTATTATGAAAGTTAAGCATTCACCTTAA